A segment of the Cellvibrio sp. KY-YJ-3 genome:
TACAAACTTTTGTTAACCCAAGGAGATCGACGCAATGCGACCTCACCTTACATTTTTGCAGCGTCTGGTTTACACCAATACGGCTTTGATATCTGACTCGTTGAGGATAACCAACTCTTCGCCATCAATAGTGATAGTGTCGCTACCGGCATATTTACCGAATACCACTACGTCACCTACTTTTACATCCAATGGGCGCAGCTCACCGCTCGCCAGTACGCGGCCATTACCTACAGCAACCACTTCGCCTTGATTAGGCTTTTCTTTCGCAGCGCCAGACAAAATGATGCCACCGGCAGTTTTGGTTTCTTCTTCTTTGCGACGAATAACAACGCGATCGTGTAACGGACGAATTTTCATGAACATTTGTCTCCTAAACAAACAGGTTAAACGAGCGAAGAGCCAGACTCTTGATCACAAGAGCGCATGGCTCAGGCTTGATGACATATAGGGATGGTCTTGAAGGTTTCAAGGCCCATCAGTAAGGCCACCGATCTACAGGATCAACCCGGAAACCGGTAGCCAATAAAGCGGTGAAACCTATGTGGGGTTAGCAATGGGGATTTCAACCTGAGGGGGCAAAAAATCTTGCAATAAAAGTGGTTTCTTTCATTTACGGCAGAAATCAGGGCATCTTTGGCCCTATTGAGCGAAAGGTTATTTAGCAGGGAGCTGTATTAGTTAGAGGGACGCTTATCGTCAGGTGATGCTTCGGCTGGCTGATCGATCAATAGACCTTGGTGTTTGGGGTCGCTCTCATCATCGCGGGCAGCAGGCCCTTGATGCTCATAGACAGTGCCCCGCCCAGCAGCAGTGGCGTCACGCTTAAAACCTGCCGAGGTAAAACCCGCCGTGTAAAAGCCACTTGCCGAGGCGCGCATCGCCATTTTGGCCAACCAACGTTTTAACAGCAACTGCCGAACCAGCGGAATAAAACAGAGCACCGCCAAAAGATCGGTGAGGAAACCAGGGATTATCAACAGCACTGCACCCACCGCTTTAAACAGATTGCCGGCCAACGCCTGCGCGGGCAACTCGCCCTCCATTCGCATGTTTTGCGCGGTGCGCAGCATGCTGGAGGCTCCCAGGTAGCGAAGCAGGTTCACACCAAGTACGATCATCAATGCCAACCAGCCAATCACTGCCAAAGCGCCCACTTCACTGCCGATTTCAATCATCAACCAGAGTTCGATAATGGGCAGTAACAGAATTAGCAGTGGCAGACGCATAACAGATTTCCAATACACAAGGCCGGGCAGTTTACCACTTGTAACTCACCCCCAGCGACATTCGCGTGTCCTTGTCCTGACGGGTGGGTTGCGGATCGGTATCCAACCAGTAATCAATTTTAAATTCAGAATAAATCCGCTCAAGAATCTTGGAACTTAGGCCGGTCGAGGTTTTTAACTGTAGGTTAGGGTCTTGTTCGGTCGACTGCAGCAGTTCGTTATTGTGAAAAAAACCAACCCCCCAAGGAAGGTTGTAACGAAAATCCAGCGCCATGCCCAAGGCCATAAAGTCATCCTCAAGGGCATAGTCGCCCACCAAATCGGCAGGTAATTGGTAGGATTCCTGATGCAACGCTAAACCCGACCTCAGTGATAACGCCATCGTTTTGTTATCAAAGAACTGATAGCCCGTGCCAGAACCAAAGCGCTGGTAGGTACGCATGCCCCGCTGTGGGTCGGCACCGGCAAGCACACTGTTGTACCAAAACCAATGCTCCCCAAAAAACCAATCCAGGGCGTAACGGCTATTCCAGCGCTTTTGGGGGCGCGAGTAGTTCCATGAGGCCCGCGAGAACTCGCCGCCAAACAGGTGGCGAAAATCGTTGCGGCGCAGACTGAATTCCCCTTGGGCATTCCATTCATCTCGCACTTCATTACCGCGCGAGTATGCCCCCCACAGGTTGATCCGCCCCTGATGGGTATAGCTGCCTTTTTTAAACTCTTCATAAGGCATGAGTGTTTTTATGCGTAGCAGAGATGCACGCTTGATGCGGTTGGGATCACCACAGTGATAACGCAAAAACTCCGCATCCATTGGTTGCAAATGACAAGGTAACTTGTTGCCATTGATTTTTAATGCAACGTCGCTCTGGATATTTTTGATATTGGTCTTTTTAATCTGCTGCTCGCCAAAGTTGGTGGAACGCCACAGCAGATGCTCCTCATCAATACTCACTAACTCGCCTTCCAATCGGTCGCCGTTGAGTAGCTCAACAACGCCGGCAAGGGCAACATCAACCTGCAGCAACAACAGCAAAACAATAAGTGATGTGGTTTTTTTCACAGCGAGACCTTTTACAAGGAATGGTTTATTGGACGGCTAATTATCATTAAAGTGACGCCACACCAGCACTGCAATGCCAGAAATGTTAATAGTGTTAACTTAAGTTTCCTCGGGTTTATTGATGTAAATTCAATATTCACTTGAGCAAAATAGCGAGCCAACTACGCCCCATGAGTAATTCCAGCCAACACAAGGAAGCCATCTACCTTGCATTAATGACCATTCCCGCCGGAAAAGTGGTGACTTATGGCGAATTGGCCAGGCTCGCAGGCTTGCCTGGCGCCGCTCGTCTTGCAGGTACACTCATGGCAGGTTTGAGCGAGAACACCGCCCTGCCCTGGCACAGGGTTATAAATGCCCAGGGGCGAATTTCACTACCGGAAAATTCCCCCGCACGAAACATGCAACAGACGCGGTTAGAAGCAGAGGGCGTGATATTTGAGCGAGGGAAAATTAATCTGCGGATTTACAGTTACAATGCTGAGCCAACCCGCTCAAACACTCACAAAAAATGAACACCCGCCCTATGAATTCACCCCAACAAAGCAGTTCCAGTAATACCAATTACAAAGGCTGGCGCGGTATCAAACGCGCCTTTGCTACGCCCTCGGCACTCACTATGCTGTTTTTGGGTTTTGGCTCGGGCTTACCGTTTTTATTGGTGGGCGCCACGCTCTCCACCTGGTTGCGCGATACGGGTGTAGCACTGAGTGTGATTGGCCTGATCAGTTATGCCAGTTTTTTTTACGTGCTGAAATTTTTGTGGGCCCCCTTGGTTGACCGCTACCCGCTGCCATTTTTAGGGCGCCGAAAAGGTTGGCTCGCGCTGTCGCAATTACTGCTAATGGGTGCGCTCGCGGGCATGGCACTAATGGGCCCGCAATCGTCGCTACTATTATTTGTTGTACTGGCGGGACTAGTTGCGTTTGCCGGCGCTACACAAGACATAGTGGTTGATGCTTATCGCATTGAAGTAGCTCCGGTGGAATCGCAAGCGGCGCTCGCGGCAACCTATATTTTGGGCTATCGCTTCGGGTTGATTTTATCAGGCGCCATCGCATTGTATTTAGCAGAACTCACTGGTTGGACGGTTGCTTATTTAATAATGGCCGCCTGTGTTTTGCTGCCGCTCTTTGCAGGGCTTTTATCCAAAGAACCGGCTGCACAGGAATTAATTGTGCGCGAAATTCGTTTGTGGGATGCATTTATAAAACCGTTTCAGGAGTTTTTCTCGCGCAACGGAATTTGGCTCGGATTGGCTTTATTAGCGTTCGTCGGGCTATTCAAACTACCGGATCAAATGATTGGCGTCTTGGCCGGGCCATTTTATTTAGACTCGGGCTACACCAAAGCCGATATAGCGACAGTCTCAAAAATTTACGGTGTTTGGATTGGTATCGCAGGCGCATTTCTGGGTGGGATTTGTATAGCCGCATTTAGTTTGCGCTCAATGCTAGTGGTAGCGGCACTTGCGGTATCTATTTCTAACATCACTTATCTATTGATGGCTTACAACCCCGGCCAAAGCTGGGCTTTCTTTGCCACGATCAGTGCCGACAATTTATCGCAAGGCTTTGCGGGTGTTGTGTTAGTCGCGTTTATGTCGAGCCTCACAAATCGCAACTTCACGGCAACGCAGTATGCGTTACTCGTTTCTCTCGCACATTTACCGGGTAAATTTATTGGCGGTTTGTCAGGCTATATCGTGGAAGCCAGCAGCTATTCCGCCTTTTTTATCCTGAGTACTTTTTCGGTCGTACCTACCCTGCTACTGCTTGCGTGGATATGGCATCGCATCAAAGACGATAACCAGCAGTAAATCAGGGCATACAGCAATAAAAAGGCCGCCGGATTTCTCCGGCGGCCTTTCAGTTTACAAACAATGTTTTTCGAAAACATTTTAGTTCTATGAAGCTAGTCCCTGAAGTTTTCAAACTGCAATGGCATATCTATATCTTCTGCAGCACGCAACATGGCTATTGCCTCTTGCAGGTCGTCGCGCTTCTTGCCGGTAATACGCACTTGATCGCCCTGAATAGAAGCCTGCACTTTTAGCTTGCCATCTTTAACCATGCGCACAATTTTTTTCGCCAATTCAGTTTCCACGCCAGTGCGCACCACAATATCTTTTTTTACTTGCTTGCCTGAGGTTTTAACCGGCTTAACTTCCAAACATGAAACCCCGATACCATTTTTGTGCAAAGCACTGCGCAGAGAATCCAACATTGCATCAAGCTGATATTCATTATCCGCCGTAATCGTAATTTCATATTCTTTGCGATCAAACTTGGCATCGACACCCTTGAAATCATAGCGACTAGTAATCACTTTACTTGCCTGATCCACCGCGTTGGTAAGCGCATGTTTATCAACTTCGGAAACCACATCAAATGACGGCATAACTAACCTCTTCCATACAAAATTAAATCATTAATAAACCAACAACGGTCACACAACCAGCGTTGCAAACGCAATCGCACAAATCCAGAACAATAGCGAACGCGAATAGAGCGGTAAGCTCGATTTCACCAAGGCAAAAGAATAAGCGGGCTCGGTATGGGTGGTGATTACGTCGCCAGTAAGATCCTCGATAATATCCTGCGTCTCTTCCGCCATTTCCTCTTCCATTTCGGCTTTTTCTTCACTGTTCATTTGTGCCATAGCCGCTGTTGAGCAGTCCGTTGGGGCACCCAGTGCACCGCGCAAACATTCATTCAAGACATAGTCGGATGGACTTTGGGTATCCAATAAATTTTTGCGCAAAGGGCAGGTTTCAAAATTACCAACAAACGCCCAGGTTACGCCCATTAAACGTACCGCCGGCAGTTCAAGTAACCACAACCACTTGCTCGCTGTACCGAAAGCATCACTTTCCAGTGGCGAAAAATCGCGATAGAGCACACTTAAACGATAGAGCAAAGCACCAAATGGTCCCGCGATAAAAAACCAGAAAAGTACAGCAAAACTGCGCTCAAACCCGCGATAGGCAATGACCTTCAATGCCTCCGTATGCAATTCGCGCCAATCTGAAACTTCAGCGCTGTTATGATCCGCCGGAGTATTGCCGCGTAGACGATCAATCAACTGCGCCGCCGCCACACCATCACCCCGTGTTGCAAGTGCAATATATTCGCGTGCATCAACCAAAATGTTGCCGCGCCCCAAGCTATACAACAACACCGGCACATAGAGGAAAAACAACCAGTGTTTACCTGCAAATTCATTGATCAGCAAGAAAATAAATATCAACGCTACCAATGGAATTAGCAGCGCCAAGAGTAGCGGAGGAATGGGCGATGCGGAAAATCCGGGGATTTTTTGCAGGCGGTTGATTAGCCATTTAAACCAGCCATCGTAATGAATGAAGCTGGCAGAGCCGAGCCAGTAAACGATTGCAAGAACAACAACCAAGCTGAGAAAAATCATTGTGTTTTATCACTCATCGGTCAATAAATGTGAAGCGAGGGCTTTATTCAAGCGCTCTGCGAAAACGCTGCCAATCAAAGGCGGGGCCCGGGTCGGTCTTGCGTCCGGGCGCTATATGCTCATGACCAGTGATGCGCTCAGGCGTTAGTTTAGGATAAGTCAGCATCAACTGGCGAGTAACTTTCTCCAGCGCGCGATATTGGGCATCGCTGTAAGGCAGCTCATCGGTGCCCTCCAGCTCTATGCCAATACTGTAATCATTACAGTTGGGAACCCCGTCAAAACTGGAGGCACCCGCGTGCCAGGCGCGCGCAGTAAATGGGGCAAATTGGGTAATTGCACCATCGCGCTCAATAAATAAATGTGCAGAAACCGCTAAACCAGCAATAGTCGAAAAATAAGGATGTTCATTCGCATCGAGCTTATTTTGAAAAAATGCCTGCACATAACCACCCCCAAATTCACCCGGCGGCAAACTGATATTGTGCACCACGAGCAAACTGATATCCGCCGTCTCCGGTCGCTCATTAATATTGGGCGATGGACAAATGCGGGCACCACTTAGCCAACCATCGCAAATCTCAAAAGCATTATTTATCGTCATGATGCACCTGTTTATGCGGGAATGGTGCGATCTTCCGCCCAGCGCCGCAATTGTGAAATCTGCTCAGCCATGACCACCGACAAGGGGCTAGTAGCCGCGATTTCACCTAACAAAATATCAGTGGTCAGCGCCCGCGCTTCTGCGGCTGCAGAATAAAGCGCCGCGATAATCGCCTGCTCAATTTCTGAACCGGAGAAACCGTCACTCGCATCCGCCAAACGCAGCAAATCAAATTGCTGTGGGTCGCAGCCGCGTTTGCGCAAGTGAATAGAAAAAATATCCTGCCGCACGGCTGCCTCTGGCAAATCCACGAAAAAGATTTCATCCAACCGACCTTTGCGGATCAACTCCGGCGGTAAACGCGAAATATCATTACTGGTGGCAACAATAAACACCCGCGAACGACGCTCTGCCATCCAGGTCAATAATGTGCCCAATAAACGTTGCGACACGCCATTATCGTTGCCGTCTTGCGCCATGCCTTTTTCAATTTCATCCAACCAGAGCACACAGGGCGACATGGCATCCGCCAATTTGAGCGCCTCGCGTAGGTTGCGCTCGGTTTCTCCGTGAAATTTATTGTAGAGCGCACCAACATCCATACGCATTAATGGCAACCCCCAAAGCCCCGCTACAGCTTTGGCGGCGAGACTTTTACCACCACCCTGTATACCGAGTAGCAAAATGCCCTTAGGGCGATCAAGTTTGGAATCTTCATCATTAAAGGCGCCGCGTCGCGTGAGTAGCCAGCGCTTTAGGTTCTGTAAACCGCCGACATTGGAGAAATCCTCCGTCTGCTGCTCAAAGCTGACCACGCCCTCCATATCCAGTAGCGCAAATTTGGATTTATTGATTTTGGGCAAGTCGTCTTCATTGAGCGAACCATCATTCCAAATCGCGCTGCGCACGAGACGACGCACATCACTGATACTCATGCCCTGCAGATTGTTCACCACTTTTTTGAGGGTGATATTATCGGTTTTCACCCGCGCACCCGCGTGGCGATCCGACCAGTCTTTGGCTTCCTCTCGAATGATCTCCATAATTTTGTCGTCACTCGGCAACGTCAATGCATAGGACGCACTGTAGCGTGACAACTCCGGCGGCAAGCGCAGTTGATAGCTCAGCAGTACCAGCGTATGGGGCACCGCAAAATGATTGAGCGCGATATCTTTTAGCAGGCGCACCACTTGCGCGTTATCCGCCAGAAATGGATGCAAATCGCACAAGGCGAACATAGCGGGCTGGTGCAATTGCTTGATATGACGCAGCATTTCCTCAGGGTCATTTAACGCGCTGGCCTTGGGCACCAACTGCGGGCCAAAACTCAAACGAGCCAAACCATCGGTGAGCGACCAGCGATGCAAATCTTTGCCCTGGGTATTTGCTACTTTCAGCAATACATCCAGTGCTTTTTTCTCTTCGAAGGTTTCTATCACTACCAATGGGATACGGGCATCCAACAGCAGTTTTATTTCGTTTACATCTTGCACGCTTGTCTCCTTCGAGCAGGAAATGAATTCAAGGCGCAAGCATGCAGTGCGACATGCCGGCTTGCAATGGTTTGATGCAACGCAAACAAATGCACCAAGGCATAAGTGCCGAGCCGGACGATTTCTGTTTAAATAGCCTTATTATTGTTTCAAGGTGACGCACCATGCCCCAGATTAGACACAGTTTCATCGACAACCTGATTATTAATGCCGACCGCGCCCTACGCACTCTCGCAGCCGGAAGTGACATGTCATGCGAGCGCCCATCACCGGCACAACCCCTGAATGAAGCGGCGCTATCAGAGGCCGAGCGAAAAAAATCTGCAGCACTGATGCGCGTAAATCACACCGGTGAAGTCTGCGCCCAAGCGCTCTATCAAGGGCAAGCTCTCACCGCCAAGCTGCCCCATGTGCGCGCTGAAATGGAGCATGCTGCCGCCGAGGAAATTGATCATTTAGTCTGGTGCCAGCAACGTATCGACGCTTTAGGTAGCCATACCAGTTATTTAAATCCAGTATGGTACGGCCTCTCATTCATGATTGGCGCAGGTGCAGGTTTGGTCAGCGACAAGGTGAGTTTAGGCTTTGTCGCCGCAACGGAAGATCAGGTTTGTAAGCATCTGCAACATCACTTAGCCGAGCTACCGCAGGAAGATCTGCGCAGCCGAGCAGTAGTAGAACAAATGCTGGAAGATGAAGCGCGCCATGCCGATATGGCACTCAGCGCTGGCGGTTATCGTTTCCCGGCGCCGGTAAAAGGAGTGATGACACTGGTATCCAAACTGATGACCAGCACCAGCTATCGCATTTAGCTGCCTATCAAACAAAGCTCCTCTACCACCCTGTCAAAAACAACAATGCCCGCACTAAGCGGGCATTGTTGTTTTTTGATTTCAGAGCCGCAGTGCGGAAGAAAATCAGGCCTCACGAATCTCATAGGAATGGGTAATTTCCACGCCCCCCGCTTCCAACATGATAGAAGCAGAGCAATATTTGGTCGCCGATAACTCAACCGCACGTTTCACTTGCGCTTCTTTAAGCTCTTTTCCTGTCACCAAAAACTTCATATGAATTTTGGTAAAGGGTGAAGGAACGCCCTCAGCACGCTCGGCTTCCAGTTCACAACGGCAGTCGGTGACTTGCTGACGCGCTTTGGTGAGAATACTCATCACATCGAACGAAGAGCAGCCACCCAAGCCAATCAACAACATTTCCATTGGGCGCACACCGGTATTACGTCCACCGTGATCGGGAGGACCATCCATTAATACTGCGTGACCACTACCTGACTCACCTAAAAATTGAGCACCATCTACCCACTTAACTACTGCTTGCATAGGATTGTACCGCCAGAAAAATCGTGTTTAAAAATAGGCGCTTAGCGTAACACAGCGACCATAGAAATCGAAAATGTCACGAAAATCAACGTACAGCACAGATTTAGCGTTTTTTTGTAGACAATTCATTTGTCTGAGCTTATAACTGCATCACAAATTTTAAGGTTGTTTTGGCATATCTCTAGCTGTACTTTAAGCCTGTGTCATAATAAATTTTATATCCGAAATAGTGATATAAATACTAACTAATTATTACCTTTTATCATTGGAGCCACACCTTGGTCGCTGTCTCACTCACACCGCACATTAAGAATGTGGAAGAATTTCTGGTTCATTGTCATCGCCGTCGTTATCCAGCCAAGAGTACTATTATCTACGCCGGCGACAAAAGCGACTCGCTCTACTACATAGTCAAAGGTTCAGTGACCGTACTGATTGAAGACGATGAGGGCCACGAAATGATCGTTGCCTATCTCAATGACGGTGACTTTTTTGGCGAAATGGGGTTGTTCGATGACAAAGACTCCCGCAGCGCTTGGGTGCGTGCAAAATCGGAATGTGAAGTCGCTGAAATCAGCTATGCCAAATTTCAGGAGATTTCTGAAGACCATCCTGAGTTTTTGTTTGCACTTGGCAGCCAAATGGCGCGCCGCTTGCGCGCAACTACGCGTAAAGTGGGCGATTTAGCATTTTTGGATGTAACCGGTCGCGTTGCACGTACGCTGCTGGAGCTGTGTAAGGAACCAGACGCAATGACCCACCCCGACGGCATGCAAATTAAAATCACGCGTCAGGAAATTGGTCGCATAGTGGGCTGTTCGCGCGAAATGGTTGGCCGCGTACTCAAGACCTTAGAAGAACAAGGCTTGGTGATGGTGAAAGGCAAAACCATGGTGGTTTACGGTACTCGCTAATACTTTTGCTTAGCTAAAAAACAAAGCCCGCTGAATGCGGGCTTTGTTTTTTCTACTACCGGAAAATCGGCCAATCAATGTAATGCAGTTAAGCGAAAAACTCCGCAAGTGCTACACCCGGCTCATCCGCACGCATAAATGCCTCACCCACCAAAAATGCATTTACATTCTTGCAGCGCATAGCCTGTACATCGGCTGGAGCGAGAATTCCGCTTTCTGTTACCACGATACGGTCGCTACCGATTTTATCCAGCAACTTATATGTCGTTTCCAGTGTTACATCAAAGGTATGCAAATTGCGGTTGTTAATACCGATTAATTTATTCGGCAATTCCAGCGCGACATCCAGCTCGGCTTCATCGTGGACTTCCACCAAGACATCCAACCCGATTGATTGTGCCAGCGTATTAAGCTCTGTTAACTTCTCAGGAGTGAGCGCTGCAACAATCAACAATACGCAATCTGCACCCATGGCTCTGGCTTCGTAGATCTGGTACTCATCCACCAGGAAGTCTTTACGAATCACGGGCAAACTCACTGCAGCGCGAGCTTGTTGCAAATATTCATCAGCCCCTTGGAAAAAATCCACATCGGTTAAGATCGACAAACAGGCAGCACCGCCCTGCTCATAGGAACGAGCGAGTTCGGCGGGCACAAAGTGCTCGCGAATCACACCTTTACTAGGTGATGCTTTTTTAATTTCTGCAATCACACCGGCTTTGCCTTGTGCGATTTTGCTTTCGATCGCTTTTACAAAACCACGCGCAGGCGCTTGTAATGCAGCCTTTGCCTTTAATTGCTCCAGTGAAACCTGCGCTTTGCGCTCCGCAATTTCTTCCCACTTTCGCGCAATAATTTTACGTAGTACGGTTGGTGTGTCGGACATGAATAATTTCCAGAGACAATCGATAAGGTTATTGCAAATATTGGGTAAAAGCAGCGAGCTCACGGATCTTTTCGCCAGCCAAACTGCTGCCAATCGCATCGCGCGCCATTTCCACGCCATCCGACAAGCTGCTCGCCACACCGCTAACATAAATCGCCGCGCCGGCATTGAGCGCAATGATATCCGCCGCTTTTTCAGCATATTGGCCGCGCCGATTACCCAGCGCATCGCGGATCAACAGGAGTGAATCTTCAGCATTGCTCACACTTAAGCCAATCAAACTTTTGGACTGCATACCAAAATCTTCCGGCTTAATAATGTACTCACGAATCTCGCCATTTTTTAATTCGGCGATTTGGGTTTCGGTAGCAAGGCTAATCTCATCCAAGCCATCTTTAGCATGCACCACCATCACATGCTCGCTGCCTAAACGACCCAACACTTCCGCCATAGGTTTGCAAAGCTCGCCATTGAATACACCAATTACCTGACGCTTTACATTGGCAGGATTTGTCATTGGGCCGAGCATATTAAAAATAGTGCGCATTCCCAGTTCTTTGCGCGGACCAATGGCATGACGCATTGCGCTGTGATGAGCAGGCGCGAACATAAAACCCACACCAATTTCACGCACGCAGCGCGCAACTTGCTCGGCAGTAATATCCAATTTAATGCCTGCTGCCTCCAATACATCAGCACTACCGGTGGAGCTGGATACCGAACGATTGCCATGCTTAGCCACGCGACCACCCGCTGCCGCCACTACAAATGCACTCGCGGTTGAGACGTTGAATAAATTGGCTCCATCACCGCCAGTGCCACAGGTATCAACCAGGAAATCGACATTAATATCTACCGGTGTTGCCAACTCGCGCATAACCATAGCCGCGCCGGTGATTTCATCCAGGGTTTCACCCTTCATACGCAGGGCAACCAAAAAACCACCAATTTGGGCGGGCGTGGCTCCGCCAGTCATCACAATACGCATCACGGAAATCATTTCTTCCGTGGTCAAATCGATTCGCGCCACCAGTTTTGTTAAGGCTTGTTTGATATCCATTGCCATTACCCCTTTTAGAATGAGCACAGACTTAAAGAATGCGCTGTTTTTGTAGTCAGTAAGTCAGGAGCGATAAATTCAATTTTAATATGCCGTTAAAAAATTGCGCAGCATATCGTGACCATGTTCGGTCAAGATGGATTCAGGGTGAAACTGTACCCCTTCCACAGCCAGAGTTTTATGTTTAACACCCATAATTTCCGCGATGCTGCCGTCATCGTTTTGGGTCCAGGCGGTAATTTCCAAACAATCGGGCAGCGATTCTTTTTCAATAACCAACGAGTGATAACGCGTTGCTTGAAATGGATTACTCAAACCCTTAAAAACGCCGATATTGCTGTGGTACACAGGCGAAGTTTTGCCATGCATCACATAGGGCGCACGGATTACCTTGCCGCCAAACGCCTGGCCAATGCTCTGGTGCCCAAGACAAACACCCAATAAGGGAATTTTACCCGCAAAAGTTTTTATGGTTTCAACCGATATCCCAGCCTCAGTGGGTGTGCAAGGGCCGGGAGAAATGACGATTTTTTCTGGCGCTAAAACAGCTATCTCGGCTACGGTAATTTCATCATTGCGCACCACTTTGATATCAGCACCAAGCTCACCAAAATATTGCACCAGGTTGTAGGTAAAGGAGTCGTAGTTATCAATCATCAAAATCATTTTGTTTCACCTTTCACCGCAGACTCACCCACCATATCAACAGCTTTAAATATAGCACGCGCTTTGTTCATGGTTTCTTTCCACTCCAGTGCCGGCACCGAGTCAGCGACTACACCCGCCCCTGCCTGCACATAGAGCTTGCCGCTTTTAATCACGGCCGTGCGGATAGCAATCGCAGTATCCATATTGCCGTTCCAGGAGATATAACCTACTGCGCCACCATAAATACCGCGCTTTTCAGTTTCCAATTCGTCGATAATTTCCATCGCGCGGATTTTGGGGGCGCCACTCAATGTGCCTGCTGGTAGTGCCGCACGCAATACATCCATTGCCCGCAATCCGTCTTTCAGTTTTCCAGTAACGTTAGAAGTGATGTGCATTACATGGGAATAGCGCTCCACTACCATCTTATCGGTTAGTTTCACACTGCCGATTTTCGCTACACGGCCCACATCATTGCGCCCCAAATCAATCAGCATTAAATGCTCAGCAATTTCTTTGGGGTCATTGACCAATTCAATTTCCAGCGCTTTATCTTCTTCCAGCGTGCGACCGCGGCGACGGGTTCCGGCAATGGGGCGCACAGTCACTTCACCGTCTTCAAGACGGGCGAGAATTTCCGGACTGGAGCCAACAACATGATGATCACCCAAATCCATAAAATACATGTAGGGCGACGGATTCAAATTACGCAGCGCACGGTAGAGATTGATTGGCTCGCCTGCAAAATCAATCGACATACGCTGGGATACAACCACCTGCATGGTGTCGCCCGCCAAAATATAGTCTTTAATTTTATTGACGTGATTGTGAAAGTTTTCTTCGCCACAATTAGAAGTGAACAGCGGCTCGCTATTGCGATTATTACCGAGCGATAAATCAGGCGTCACTGGAATTTCGCCGCGCAGTTTTTGCTCCAACTCATCTAACCGCGCACTTGCTTTTACAAACGCATTTTCCACTTCGGGATTGGCATGAATCACAAAAATTAATTTGCCTGCCAGATTATCGAACACCAGCACTTCATCGGACACGCTCAATAAAATATCCGGTGTACCTATGACATCTTTGGGCGAACTCGCTT
Coding sequences within it:
- the trpE gene encoding anthranilate synthase component I; its protein translation is MNSEQFAQLAAQGYNRIPVMREVLADLDTPLSSYLKLAAGPYSYLFESVQGGEKWGRYSMIGLPARTVLKALGDKITVERDGQVIEIHECADALAFVEAFKERYRAPELPGLPRFTGGLVGYFAYDCVRYVEPHLKASSPKDVIGTPDILLSVSDEVLVFDNLAGKLIFVIHANPEVENAFVKASARLDELEQKLRGEIPVTPDLSLGNNRNSEPLFTSNCGEENFHNHVNKIKDYILAGDTMQVVVSQRMSIDFAGEPINLYRALRNLNPSPYMYFMDLGDHHVVGSSPEILARLEDGEVTVRPIAGTRRRGRTLEEDKALEIELVNDPKEIAEHLMLIDLGRNDVGRVAKIGSVKLTDKMVVERYSHVMHITSNVTGKLKDGLRAMDVLRAALPAGTLSGAPKIRAMEIIDELETEKRGIYGGAVGYISWNGNMDTAIAIRTAVIKSGKLYVQAGAGVVADSVPALEWKETMNKARAIFKAVDMVGESAVKGETK